TCTGTTTCctgtacataaataaatattaggtTGCTATTTCTCTATTTTTTGTCCCCATTAAATCACAGATTGTTCTTTGTGctccttttaatttaatttatttacccgtatttcgttttattttgataccacatttttatgttattcCTATTGTTTTGTCAtaccaaataaaaacacctctgaacgaggtaaaaaactagtgacgaccgcaccttcaacatacaaaagttctgatatcaacatttgtgacgaaaaattattacactcgtcattaaatagactttctaatattttctcattcggcccgccctagcaaactattccagcctttttcccttcacaggcattttctattgcagcgtgccgaatgagaaaatattagaaagtctatttaatgacgagtgtaataatttttcgtcacaaatgttgatatcagaacttttgtatgttgaaggtgcggtcgtcactagttttttacctcgttcagaggtgtttttatttggtatcagaagtttttgtttgtttacatttgctctcataggagctaatatatacatttaaatttaaattggtcaatcataatttttaaactattgtattttaacaaattaagttaagaaggcgttgaagtatttcaaaatttcttttaaacgaggtatagcacatgtctgtacctttagtagtgtagaacttacaaactaacgaaatttagctatttttagctttttcccgctaaagtagcggctttttccaaaagtcgtagaacaaaagattcctatatggaactcttaagtgcaaatttactgattccatgaccctaaaatacagttcggataccctcccacaaaattcaatactcagggagcgttagttgttctgagctggcaaaagtggctattttcgtttctgaataacttttaaacgcgattttttacataaacatgatatataccaaaatttaaggaatctcaagggctatacagtttaaagttgtaaggaaaatcgttagagccgtttttgagaaaattatatcgatgtgatgaacgtcatatcaaattttcagaacttaaaaaacatattttggacaagtggacaaactgacaaacagaattaaattttcattttgggaagaagaagaaaatcttattttggctataacttttgaacggagcgtcggattttatcgtatgacccctcattcgacgggtattttcaataagaacacaactaaaacattgcgagggggcatttatccccaccggccccaacagctccaaatttcgaaatttgcgctttttcactttcaccgctctctctcccaagccaattgattttcttaaagtcttggtatgcaatcctttaagtttttgcaatacctttcgattggtgtattactcattacgatcggactatcacagcagattttcatttcttcgtgtatatatagtagtcgcctttgcacactctcctggtgcgcttcgtcactacatggactgccgtccatagtgattaatTAAGAGGGCTTCCTGTTACGAGGTTCGTCTGTGTCTGTGGGAATTCCATTTCCTCTATACTCCGGCTCATAATTCCCAGTCACAGGTCAACTGCCGCACCACCAACCCACAGAATAACCACCTAAACCAGCAGCCCCGTTTTCCACCCGTTTCCACAGTGACTGCATTGAAAggaacataaatatttgcaatgcAACGATTGAAATTTGCATACCCTcacatgtgtgtttgtgtgcgatGTGGAAATGCCTCCTGCGGGGgacggtgggtggtgggcgtggcctttGGTATCCCCATCAGAGGATAGCTGCATGTGGCACGACACTGAGAGCGAACAAACAATCAATCAATGCGGTATGAgtcttgtattttttgcccAGCCGCCTGCAAAATTGTGTGTCTTATGTGGGGGAATGTGTCACTCGACTTCGGGTGACTCGAACTATTGGCGCAGAGTGAAGCTGGGCAAACAATTTGAGTAAATAGATTGCCAGGCATTTGTCAAGTTGGAATTGAATGCGGCGCCAGGCCACCCAAAATGGCAACCCCGAGGGGCCATAAATTCAAGTGCAACCTTTTGGGGGCCCCAATCAGCGACCTTGAGCCCAAAGAGGGGGCCTAGTTTATTACGCAGGCGGAACCCGGGtggctaattaaaaattaacaaccCTAGTCCGGGTGGCCAACACGCAAAGGTCAGCAGGGCCGACAAGCAGGTGAAAATACGAGCagcgattttcaattttccacgCATAAACAAGCGCAGGCTTGGCTTATCGTAAATTCGGGGACGTCTTTAGGGATGGGCTCCCGATTGCTCCCCTTTGCCATTTAATTAAGCATGCATTGGCATTTCGATTTACGACCAATTGTCGGCCACTAACAGTGGCTTTAAAGCCCCAAAATATTCGACCTTCGGGGCAGGTGGGACTTGAAACTGGAGTGTGTTTGGTCGACTTCGATCCGGTTACTGACCCGGcagttaatttaattacacGCCAGGCCAGGCACATAAAAGCCAAAATTGTTCGAATTACCCGCCATGCGATTGTGTTTATCCGCAGTTCAGAATATTTGGCTTTGGCACCCAGTAGCTGACCAATAGCCCCGATTGGTATTGCCCCAATGGAATCGGAGCCACAAGTGTTGGGGAGTGGTCGTCGGTGTTCCAGCCGAAAAAAGAGAATGTGCAACGGCCACCAGTAGTCGCAGGCAACTAATTTTCGGCCAAACAATATTATTGCAAGTGCCGGCGTTGATTTGCACTCACTTCTCATTCCGTgctttcaaaaatttcattccGAGTGGAAGaattacatttgcatttgcccGCCAGTCGGCCGATTGAGCAAATCAATCGAAGCCCCTtgcggtttttgtttttgtttttggccagaACTTGTTGGCCAGCTTGTGTGGCTGTGGCATTTGGCCCTGCGCCCAGGGCCTGGATTTTCGCTGCAACACAAAGCCGTTGTgtaaacacacacagaaactCTGAGCCAACACAATCCAAAAGCGATTTTTAGCCCTGGCATTCTGACGCTCTTGCAGGCAGCTCTTGTctttattttcggtttattttACTGTGGGCGTTGCATGAGGTGCATTTTGCATATCTTTGGTCAAATGGCTTTTATGTTTTgcatcaatttaatttatggttaaGGCGTTAATTTATGGCCTAATTGATCTGATTTGAATACATGTTGCAATATGGCAGGAGTGTCGAAATATAACTATTGGTAATTGTTAGGAGGGCAAAAAATAGTGAATTGCTAGTCGGATGGGAAAGGAgcaatatattataaatattctgCTGCACTGGAAGAAAAGTATGCATTAAAGCGATATACAAATAATACTAACTATTAGCTTTGGTGGTAAGGTATATTTGCATTCatacaaattttgaaaaatcaaattagaaataaataaaatataaattatactaatgccattttacaaaaatattaaaaataacatatatttaaatgttaatcatttataaatgttaatgttttattcTAGCTTTAAACTCCGAAAAAAGCATGTCAAAGCTTTTCGTTATTCCTAACTATCTTTTGGTAGATATTCCCAATTCCTAAGCAATCCACTTTAATCCGCGAAAGCGTTTGCGCGGATAAGCATTTTCAGATACTTTGTCGCAGCTGGGCGATAAGGATTCACCCACTTCGAGTGCCGTTTCAAAGACATGTGCACAAATAGTGCCAGCACTCACGGCTAAGGCAGAATCATTGTTGCAAAGTACATAATGCAACGCAGAAAATTCGATTTCCACCGAATCGCGCAATTTGTGCAACAAAGTGAGCCAGCCACACGAAAGCGAGAAAATCGAAGTAATGAGAAGCTCTCTTTGGCACCGGCAAAGATGAGCAAAGTGTGTGGGAAATAGAAAACAGTAAGTTCATCTGGGCGAAAACAGTTTGGGAATATTTAACTGAGATAGCCAAAGGTGGATATTGTTTCCTCAGGCTTTGACTTTTTCCCACATGAATATTCAGTTCAGGGTTTGAACTTCAAGCCCACACATGATACGATGTAAATGCGCAGGTGTATCAATTCGACTGTTTTCCTTTTAGCCGGAATATATCTACGTTTTTCCCTACTCAAAATTAACATGAAGTGATTGACACGCAATTAGCATTTTTCCCTGGAAAATCGGCTAGGAAAAGGCGTATGTAAATTACAGAGCCTACTTTTAGGCATAATTTATGCACCACTAAGGTCTGACATTTGAAAGCTTTTGTACAACACTGCTTCTAATTGGCGGTCTCTGATGTTGTTCCAACATTTATTCAGTCCAAATATAGAACACTTGGGAGATAGAGTAACTACGGCGGAGAAAAGGTTAGAGTCTGAACCATTAGACCTTTGACCCTGTCATGTGTGAAGTAATAAAACCCCAGACACCTTTACTTTTTAATCGAATTTTAATATTCGCTTGCCTTAGCTTAGGGTAAATGTGTGATCCAAAAACATTGACTAGCTTTAAGACTAACTTAAACGGCTACCGGAAAGGGTTAAAGAGCAAAAGTCCTTGGTCGTCTACCCTACGTGACTGCAAGTAATGTGAAAAAATTGAGAGTCAGactgatatatatatactttacagCTATTTCCACCTACACCAAATTCAATTCCGGATCTTGCCAAACGGGAGCGGGAACCAAAACGGCCTGAACGGGAATCCCCGGTGCCGGTGGCTGGGGAGCAGCTCCTCcggctcctccgccgcctccgGCTCCATTGCGAGCTCCCTTGCCACCCTTGCCGCCTTTTCCGCCCTTCGAGCCATCCGGACCATCGGGCCCGTCGGCTCCATCGGCCCCATCCTCGCCATCGGGCTGCGGTCCCGACGGACTCGGTGCTCCCGGCTGGCCACTGTCGCCGCTCTGACCGGATGTGGCTGTtccaccgccgccaccgcctccgccgcctccACCGCCGCCGGCACTGCCTCCACCTCCAGCTccacctgctcctcctgctccgccGAGAACTCCTCCTGCCTGTCCTGCCTGTCCGGcctctcctgctcctcctccaacCACTGCCGGTGCTGGGGCATCTTGGGCATCCACAGATCCCGAGGCATCCGAACTCAAAGCACCATCAACGGCACTAACGCTTCCACTGCCGCTCTGGCTTAGTTCCTCACCGGGGTACTCACCCTCCAGTCCAGGCTGTGGCTTCCACAGGCCATCTTCGGCGCTCGAAGGCGGCTTGTAGGAGCCATCGTCctccggcggaggaggaggaggaggtggctgGACCAGCAAGAGAACTTGGCCAGGAGGAGACAGTAGATAGGTTCCAGCTGAGGGAAGGGCCACGGGCAACAGATGACCGGCTGCCTGCTTGTAATTTATAGCCAAAGTGGCTAGAAGGAAGAACTGTATGggaggaaataaaatattggttgtctgtatttctatatataatatttaatacactCACCGCTAAGGTACGCATTTTGGAGAGCTCTTTAATTATCCCTTCGAGTCCGTGCTCGACTGCTTCCACGGCGGGACTGACTCGGTTGGCAATGCCCTAGGCCGGCTTTTATATTTGATACGGTGAGTACGGATCGGCCGACTGCAAAGTGCTGATTAATTGCGAGTGGCGGCATTGTCTATACTTGGAAGCTTGGAAGCTGCTGCCACTTTGCATGGCAGCTGCATAAATCAAGTGCTACCAACGCTaattgcagcaacaacaattacgAGAGACAATGATCTTGTTAATGTGTGTAATGTGCACCATAAGTCGGAGCAACGAGCACCGGACTCAGAGCACCCAGCATCTGATCAAAAGACGCAGTTGGAATTACACCTGAACTTGGCCTTCTTGATTGACACGGGCCAGTCTTCGCAACGTTGGCTGTCCTACAAGAAGCCATATATGGAGTTTACAAGAAGGTATCACATAATATCTTGTCAATCAAATCAGGGTTTTCATTTATGCCAATAACCAAAGATTGTTACataaatttgtatacccttaaTATCACTTAGAATGCTTTAAGccatttttgctttattttttctctgaATAGTACGCACAGCTGCATAACTCAAATTACCATTCATTAAGCATAAAACAGCAGACGAAAATAGAAGACCCATTACCACTAATgagctataaataaaaaaggcttTTTAAGAAGAAGTTGGTATTACTCTTTTAAGGagcattattaattaaaagaaattaaggAATTTAAATATAGCCTTGcctatttataaaatgtaatcttaaatataaagtaaattttatAGGGCATTACAGCAATCCACTTGGCCGCAGCTCTCCCATCCAGTCCAGATTCTTGAAATTTCTTACTGCTTAATCtgctaataaataattaaaatggttttttaaatGCACCAACAGCCGGCGAGCTGTTTTGCCGCGGATTAGATAAAACGCCATTCATGGCGCTGAGGCGTCAGTTGGCAATTCGAGCTTCGCAGGGAGGTTGACCATTGTTGACCAGCCTGGTTGGCTCTATGTTGATTCTGAGTTGGCTCTAAGTTGACTCAATAGCCCGACCCGATTGCATGCGACGCCGGTAAT
This portion of the Drosophila takahashii strain IR98-3 E-12201 chromosome 3R, DtakHiC1v2, whole genome shotgun sequence genome encodes:
- the LOC108060015 gene encoding uncharacterized protein, with amino-acid sequence MRTLAFFLLATLAINYKQAAGHLLPVALPSAGTYLLSPPGQVLLLVQPPPPPPPPEDDGSYKPPSSAEDGLWKPQPGLEGEYPGEELSQSGSGSVSAVDGALSSDASGSVDAQDAPAPAVVGGGAGEAGQAGQAGGVLGGAGGAGGAGGGGSAGGGGGGGGGGGGGTATSGQSGDSGQPGAPSPSGPQPDGEDGADGADGPDGPDGSKGGKGGKGGKGARNGAGGGGGAGGAAPQPPAPGIPVQAVLVPAPVWQDPELNLVHVG